One segment of Macaca fascicularis isolate 582-1 chromosome 2, T2T-MFA8v1.1 DNA contains the following:
- the SLC25A20 gene encoding mitochondrial carnitine/acylcarnitine carrier protein isoform X3, with the protein MADQPKPISPLKNLLAGGFGGVCLVFVGHPLDTVKVRLQTQPPSLPGQPPMYSGTFDCFRKTLFREGIRGLYRGMAAPIIGVTPMFAVCFFGFGLGKKLQQKHPEDVLSYPQLFAAGMLSGVFTTGIMTPGERIKCLLQMESCSYRPGWSAMARSWLTATSSSQVQVILLPQPPQ; encoded by the exons ATGGCCGACCAGCCGAAACCCATCAGCCCGCTCAAGAACCTGCTGGCCGGCGGCTTTGGCGGCGTGTGCCTGGTGTTCGTGGGTCACCCTCTCGACACGGTCAAG GTCCGACTGCAGACACAGCCACCAAGTTTGCCTGGACAACCTCCCATGTACTCTGGGACCTTTGACTGTTTCCGGAAGACTCTTTTTAGAGAG GGCATCAGGGGGCTATATCGGGGAATGGCTGCCCCTATCATCGGGGTCACTCCCATGTTTGCTGTGTGCttctttgggtttggtttgggGAAGAAACTACAACAGAAACACCCAGAAGATGTGCTCAG CTATCCCCAGCTGTTTGCAGCTGGGATGTTATCTGGTGTATTCACCACAGGAATCATGACTCCTGGAGAACGGATCAAGTGCTTATTACAG atggagtcttgctcttatcgcccaggctggagtgcaatggcacgatcttggctcactgcaacctcctcctcccaggttcaagtgattctcctgcctcagcctccccagtag